The following coding sequences are from one Streptomyces sp. NBC_01294 window:
- a CDS encoding CoA transferase, which produces MASPAITRTVRPLDTLRFDVSGPPQITGVVAEHLRLFGARTDRPGPGDASDGGTTLTGGGFEPAHAIATWADPASGLADEATVQAATGIMAVHGRRDGDPRGLAVDYAATATAVLTVQGLLADLVGQARGRAASPVTTGADRAGLLAVSQYLAAAGADEGEAAELSSGGPPFTSADGVLFELETLDPGAWADFWRALEAPADAMRSGWRPFQFRYATACAPFPAALHTTARSHGWERIRRAAAASGAEVCALRTLGGRAAEHDGAAPWSLTPSAAGPMTGRPGPLPDGPPLARSPFGRPPSRGPLPLPGGPPPHGPLPDGPPSGGPLAGLTVLEAGRRIQAPLAAHLLGRLGADVIRIEPPGGDPLRGMPPACSGVSARWLALNRGKRAVEIDIKVEADRRRLRELAAQSDVFLHNWAPGKAAALGLDADDLARVNPALVYAYTSGWADRLHDAPMGTDFMVQARTGVGEAVRPEGEPPAPSLMTLLDVLGGLLGAEAVLAGLLLRERTGHGVRVDSSLLGAADTLTAPALRRAARGENPRRPAGFRRPLPTADGWIAPADADARAAAAHDLRGLSTSEALSRLHGRGLTATAVTTELSDLHHDPRFTGSISRDAHGAPAVPDPWSFA; this is translated from the coding sequence ATGGCGTCACCAGCCATCACGCGGACGGTCCGGCCGCTCGACACACTGCGCTTCGACGTCTCGGGCCCCCCGCAGATCACGGGCGTCGTCGCCGAGCACCTGCGGCTGTTCGGCGCACGGACGGACCGCCCCGGCCCGGGGGACGCGTCCGACGGCGGCACCACGCTCACGGGCGGCGGCTTCGAACCGGCGCACGCGATCGCCACCTGGGCGGATCCCGCGAGCGGGCTCGCCGACGAGGCCACGGTGCAGGCCGCCACCGGCATCATGGCCGTGCACGGCCGACGGGACGGCGACCCGCGCGGCCTGGCGGTCGACTACGCGGCGACGGCCACCGCCGTCCTGACGGTGCAGGGGCTGCTCGCCGACCTGGTGGGCCAGGCCCGAGGCCGCGCCGCTTCCCCGGTCACCACCGGCGCGGACCGGGCGGGCCTGCTCGCGGTCTCCCAGTACCTCGCCGCCGCCGGGGCCGACGAGGGCGAAGCCGCAGAACTCTCCTCAGGTGGACCCCCGTTCACCTCCGCCGACGGCGTCCTCTTCGAGCTGGAGACGCTCGATCCGGGGGCCTGGGCCGACTTCTGGCGGGCACTGGAGGCACCCGCCGACGCCATGCGGTCCGGCTGGCGGCCCTTCCAGTTCCGCTACGCCACCGCCTGCGCCCCCTTCCCGGCGGCCCTGCACACCACGGCCCGGAGCCACGGCTGGGAGCGGATCCGCCGGGCCGCGGCCGCCTCCGGCGCCGAAGTGTGCGCCCTGCGCACGCTCGGGGGGCGGGCCGCGGAGCACGACGGGGCCGCCCCCTGGTCCCTGACCCCGTCGGCCGCCGGGCCGATGACCGGCAGGCCGGGCCCGCTGCCCGACGGACCGCCACTCGCCAGATCACCGTTCGGCAGACCGCCGTCCCGTGGACCCCTCCCGCTGCCCGGCGGACCACCGCCGCACGGGCCGCTCCCCGACGGGCCGCCGTCCGGCGGACCGCTGGCCGGGCTGACGGTGCTGGAGGCGGGCCGCCGCATCCAGGCGCCGCTCGCCGCCCACCTGCTCGGGCGCCTCGGCGCCGACGTCATCCGCATCGAACCGCCGGGCGGCGACCCCCTGCGCGGCATGCCCCCGGCCTGTTCCGGGGTCTCGGCCCGCTGGCTCGCCCTCAACCGAGGCAAGCGGGCCGTCGAGATCGACATCAAGGTGGAGGCGGACCGCCGGCGGCTGCGGGAGCTGGCGGCGCAGTCGGACGTCTTCCTGCACAACTGGGCGCCCGGCAAGGCCGCCGCGCTCGGCCTCGACGCCGACGACCTCGCACGGGTCAATCCCGCGCTCGTCTACGCGTACACCAGCGGTTGGGCGGACCGGCTCCACGACGCCCCCATGGGCACGGACTTCATGGTCCAGGCGCGCACGGGCGTCGGCGAGGCCGTCCGCCCCGAGGGCGAGCCCCCGGCCCCCTCGCTGATGACCCTGCTCGACGTGCTCGGCGGACTGCTCGGCGCCGAGGCCGTCCTCGCCGGACTCCTGCTGCGCGAACGCACCGGCCACGGCGTACGGGTGGACTCCTCCCTGCTCGGCGCGGCCGACACGCTGACCGCCCCCGCCCTGCGCCGGGCGGCCCGCGGGGAGAACCCCCGGCGGCCGGCCGGATTCCGGCGCCCGCTGCCGACGGCGGACGGCTGGATCGCGCCCGCCGACGCCGACGCCCGCGCCGCGGCCGCGCACGACCTGCGCGGCCTGTCCACGAGCGAGGCCCTGTCCCGGCTGCACGGGCGCGGACTGACCGCGACGGCCGTCACCACCGAGCTGTCCGACCTGCACCACGATCCGCGTTTCACCGGCTCGATCAGCCGCGACGCGCACGGCGCCCCCGCAGTCCCCGACCCCTGGAGCTTCGCATGA
- a CDS encoding sugar ABC transporter permease, which produces MSGTMESGTPGDRLGQALADVIGRVAVTGAAVGSRFPLYAEPGDGRWTTTGRGSWTGGFWAGLLWLRARYTGAEDDRRAAAACTARLEPWVGADTATRGLIFWYGTAPAGDDAEAAALRARAARACLSAYDRELGLVPWGDALGGPRLLARVDAVPGTVPLLAGAGPRGAAAAADHLHRHLDLCLGAGEGEGEGAGPYEGRNPHIRPALRFDAGAGWQPCEDPPPGWSRGRAWLLLAVADALLRPEVSAGGTARLEQAAAVLLAPQAAPAGPLVPPADALRPDGPLDTSAAAITAVALLKLARVPGPRAAQYAARAEAVLDRLARNHLTGRAPGRPPGMLLDGCYDAAKGLAVRHELIWGDFFLTLALAALHGIVDITRV; this is translated from the coding sequence GTGAGCGGCACGATGGAGTCCGGTACCCCCGGCGACCGGCTCGGCCAGGCGCTGGCGGACGTCATCGGGCGGGTGGCCGTGACCGGGGCGGCGGTGGGCTCCCGCTTCCCGCTGTACGCCGAACCGGGCGACGGGCGGTGGACGACGACCGGCCGCGGATCCTGGACCGGAGGCTTCTGGGCCGGGCTGCTCTGGCTGCGGGCGCGGTACACCGGAGCCGAGGACGACCGGCGGGCGGCCGCCGCGTGCACGGCCCGCCTCGAACCGTGGGTGGGCGCCGACACCGCCACCCGGGGACTGATCTTCTGGTACGGGACCGCTCCGGCCGGGGACGACGCCGAAGCCGCCGCGCTCCGCGCGCGGGCGGCCCGGGCCTGCCTGTCGGCGTACGACCGCGAACTCGGGCTCGTGCCCTGGGGCGACGCACTGGGCGGCCCCCGCCTGCTCGCCCGCGTGGACGCGGTTCCCGGGACCGTACCCCTGCTGGCGGGCGCGGGACCACGAGGGGCGGCCGCGGCCGCGGACCACCTCCACCGCCACCTCGACCTCTGCCTCGGCGCGGGCGAGGGCGAGGGCGAGGGCGCGGGTCCTTATGAAGGACGGAATCCGCACATCCGCCCCGCCCTGCGCTTCGACGCGGGCGCGGGCTGGCAACCCTGCGAGGACCCGCCGCCGGGCTGGAGCCGCGGACGGGCCTGGCTGTTGCTCGCCGTCGCCGACGCCCTGCTGCGTCCGGAGGTCTCGGCCGGCGGCACGGCCCGCCTCGAACAGGCGGCCGCCGTCCTGCTCGCGCCGCAGGCAGCCCCGGCCGGACCGCTCGTCCCGCCCGCCGACGCCTTGCGGCCGGACGGGCCCCTCGACACCTCGGCCGCCGCGATCACGGCGGTCGCCCTGCTGAAACTCGCCCGGGTCCCCGGCCCCCGGGCGGCGCAGTACGCGGCCCGGGCCGAGGCGGTCCTCGACCGCCTCGCGCGGAACCACCTCACCGGCCGGGCCCCCGGCCGCCCGCCCGGCATGCTCCTGGACGGCTGCTACGACGCGGCGAAGGGGCTGGCGGTCCGGCACGAACTCATCTGGGGCGACTTCTTCCTGACGCTCGCCCTGGCCGCCCTGCACGGGATCGTGGACATCACCCGCGTCTAG
- a CDS encoding class I adenylate-forming enzyme family protein, giving the protein MTADSPVLHDLLPAELRRAWVVDGTCPDLDLYSLFRARQIADLHRTAVLDAKGKLCYTALDRKVRCLATGLRELGIRPGDVVGVQLPNDRNAVIADLALAALGAIALPFPVGRGVLEAECLLRRAGAVAVIAATEHREFRHAADLRTLAGSLPRLRHVIAAGRGAAPEGTILLKELLRSDPSGFVPARPDPDSAARILVSSGSEAEPKMIAYSHNALAGGRGNFLASLIPDRTPPRCLFLVPLASAFGSNGTAVTLARHGGTLVLLDHFTPEAAIAAVREHRPTHVLGVPTMVRMMLERLDAEGGEQLPAPTALVLGGAPLDETTAAAAAQAFGCSVVNLYGSADGVNCHTGLGNTVPPTDGSGVVAGHPDPRVAEIRIADPETHDPLPDGAIGEIISRGPMTPLCYVGAPELDARYRTPDGWVRTGDLGYLDSDSVLHVVGRLKDIVIRGGANISPAEVERELTAHPQVRDVACVGVPDPMMGERLAACVVARGGQPPTLASLGEHLTRRGLERRKHPERLLVVAELPLTAAGKPDRAALRERLAEHRPRPQDTTAAAAPLAQAG; this is encoded by the coding sequence ATGACCGCCGACAGCCCCGTCCTGCACGACCTGCTGCCCGCCGAACTCCGCCGCGCCTGGGTGGTCGACGGCACCTGCCCCGACCTCGACCTCTACAGCCTCTTCCGGGCCCGCCAGATCGCCGATCTGCACCGGACGGCCGTCCTCGACGCCAAGGGCAAGCTCTGCTACACCGCGCTGGACCGCAAGGTGCGATGTCTGGCGACCGGCCTCAGGGAACTCGGGATCCGCCCGGGGGACGTGGTCGGCGTGCAACTCCCGAACGACCGCAACGCCGTCATCGCCGATCTGGCGCTGGCCGCGCTCGGCGCGATCGCGCTCCCGTTCCCGGTGGGCCGGGGCGTCCTGGAGGCCGAGTGCCTGCTGCGCCGCGCCGGGGCCGTCGCCGTCATCGCGGCGACCGAGCACCGCGAGTTCCGGCACGCGGCCGACCTGCGCACGCTCGCGGGATCACTCCCGAGGCTGCGCCACGTCATCGCCGCGGGGCGCGGAGCAGCGCCGGAAGGAACGATTCTCCTCAAGGAGCTCCTGCGCTCCGACCCCAGTGGCTTCGTCCCCGCCCGCCCCGACCCCGACAGCGCCGCACGCATCCTCGTCTCCTCCGGCTCCGAGGCCGAGCCCAAGATGATCGCGTACTCGCACAACGCGCTGGCCGGCGGGCGCGGGAACTTCCTGGCCTCCCTCATCCCGGACCGGACCCCGCCGCGCTGCCTCTTCCTCGTCCCGCTGGCCTCCGCCTTCGGGTCCAACGGGACCGCCGTCACCCTCGCCCGGCACGGTGGCACCCTCGTCCTGCTCGACCACTTCACTCCGGAAGCCGCGATCGCGGCGGTACGCGAACACCGGCCCACGCACGTCCTCGGCGTGCCCACCATGGTCCGCATGATGCTCGAACGCCTCGACGCGGAGGGCGGGGAGCAACTGCCCGCGCCCACCGCGCTGGTCCTCGGCGGGGCGCCGCTCGACGAGACCACCGCGGCCGCCGCGGCGCAGGCCTTCGGCTGTTCCGTCGTCAACCTCTACGGCTCCGCCGACGGCGTCAACTGCCACACCGGGCTGGGCAACACGGTGCCGCCCACCGACGGCTCCGGCGTCGTCGCCGGCCACCCCGACCCCCGGGTCGCCGAGATCCGGATCGCCGACCCCGAGACGCACGATCCGCTGCCCGACGGCGCGATCGGCGAGATCATCTCGCGGGGCCCGATGACCCCGCTGTGCTACGTCGGCGCCCCCGAGCTCGACGCCCGGTACCGCACGCCCGACGGCTGGGTCCGTACCGGCGACCTCGGCTATCTCGACTCCGACAGCGTCCTGCACGTCGTCGGCCGCCTCAAGGACATCGTCATCCGCGGCGGCGCCAACATCAGCCCGGCGGAGGTCGAGCGCGAACTCACCGCGCACCCCCAGGTGCGCGACGTGGCCTGCGTCGGCGTCCCCGACCCGATGATGGGGGAGCGGCTGGCGGCCTGCGTGGTGGCACGGGGCGGGCAGCCGCCCACCCTCGCCTCCCTCGGCGAACACCTGACGCGGCGCGGGCTGGAGCGGCGCAAGCACCCCGAGCGGCTCCTCGTGGTCGCGGAACTGCCGCTGACGGCGGCCGGCAAACCGGACCGGGCGGCCCTGCGGGAACGGCTGGCCGAACACCGCCCGCGGCCCCAGGACACGACGGCCGCCGCGGCCCCGCTGGCCCAGGCGGGATGA
- a CDS encoding sigma-70 family RNA polymerase sigma factor, with translation MTPALPTQTTRAADERPARHTQDSDAAVTRLALAARDGDPVKTDRFVRALHRDVWRYVAYLSADPQAADDLTQDVFLRALAGLHRFEGRSSARTWLLSIARRTVVDSLRHAAARPRLSDRHDWQTAAELAQPYDVPGFEDGIALAELLATIPAERREALVLTQLLGLPYAEAATAIGCPIGTVRSRVARARTSLIALLTDTQTETQADPRTAAAAPEHPAPRQDRTSRAARDVVLTASSA, from the coding sequence ATGACTCCTGCCCTGCCCACCCAGACGACCCGTGCCGCCGACGAACGGCCGGCCCGGCACACCCAGGACTCCGACGCGGCGGTGACCCGGCTGGCGCTCGCCGCCCGCGACGGCGACCCCGTGAAGACCGACCGGTTCGTCCGCGCGCTGCACCGCGACGTCTGGCGCTACGTGGCCTACCTGAGCGCCGACCCGCAGGCGGCCGACGACCTAACCCAGGACGTGTTCCTGCGGGCCCTCGCCGGCCTCCACCGGTTCGAAGGCCGTTCCTCCGCGCGGACCTGGCTGCTGTCGATAGCCCGTCGCACGGTCGTCGACAGCCTGCGGCACGCGGCCGCCCGGCCCAGACTCTCGGACCGCCACGACTGGCAGACGGCCGCCGAACTGGCCCAGCCGTACGACGTACCGGGCTTCGAGGACGGCATCGCCCTGGCGGAACTCCTGGCCACGATCCCGGCGGAGCGCCGGGAGGCCCTGGTCCTGACCCAGTTGCTCGGTCTGCCCTACGCGGAGGCGGCGACGGCGATCGGCTGCCCGATCGGGACCGTCCGCTCCCGCGTCGCCCGCGCCCGTACGTCCCTCATCGCGCTCCTGACGGACACGCAGACGGAGACGCAGGCGGACCCGCGGACGGCTGCTGCGGCGCCGGAGCACCCCGCGCCACGGCAGGACCGGACCTCCAGGGCGGCGCGGGACGTCGTGCTGACGGCGTCGTCGGCCTGA
- a CDS encoding DUF4142 domain-containing protein, whose protein sequence is MATRYAIGSGVVITALALTLIALLIPVDSFDGRASAAVAVPADVDDGAGTLSTAYGPLTAADRDFVRKVRLAGLWELPAGRQAQQRGTRPAVRTAGEHLVDGHAELDRQVIQVGQALGIDLPNQPSAQQQDWLGQLTRAKGDEYERLFTQLLRRAHGKVFALLAGIRAQTRNSMVRALATSANATVLDHITVLEDTGLVDFDALSDNVQPTK, encoded by the coding sequence GTGGCCACGCGATACGCGATCGGAAGCGGCGTCGTCATCACCGCCCTGGCCCTCACCCTGATCGCGCTGCTGATACCCGTGGACAGTTTCGACGGGCGGGCCTCGGCCGCCGTCGCGGTCCCGGCGGACGTGGACGACGGCGCCGGAACGCTGAGCACGGCGTACGGCCCGCTGACCGCGGCCGACCGGGACTTCGTACGGAAGGTCCGGCTCGCCGGCCTGTGGGAGCTGCCCGCAGGACGGCAGGCCCAGCAGCGCGGGACGCGCCCCGCGGTGCGCACGGCCGGAGAGCACCTCGTCGACGGCCACGCCGAACTGGACCGACAGGTCATCCAGGTCGGCCAGGCCCTCGGCATCGACCTGCCCAACCAGCCCTCCGCGCAGCAGCAGGACTGGCTGGGCCAGCTGACCCGCGCCAAGGGAGACGAATACGAACGGCTGTTCACCCAGCTGCTGCGCCGAGCGCACGGAAAGGTGTTCGCCCTGCTGGCCGGAATCCGGGCTCAGACCCGCAACTCCATGGTGCGAGCCCTCGCCACGTCCGCCAACGCCACGGTCCTGGACCACATCACGGTCCTCGAAGACACCGGCCTGGTCGACTTCGACGCGCTTTCCGACAATGTCCAACCGACGAAGTGA
- a CDS encoding MFS transporter, translated as MAFSMLQLFLLGALGPRLVDELGISPAVLGLTTTIGFGTAAVLSPAGGRIVDRIGPRRSLVALLLLSAAALALIGAAPGAGLLLGAVALGGVPQALANPATNKAVLRSVPPARRGAVTGLKQSGVQLGAFAAGLPLALLAGGIGWRGAVWTGAGAALLCGMWALRVLPADQPPPAAGPRTTLVPRGMTAWLAVFSLFLGAGIASVNTYLALFGAQRLGMGATTAGALVAVLGVAGIVGRVGWSKAARPGRAEWLPGWLACGALGAAVLLAAALAAGPLVWVGAVAVGVFAVSGNAVSMVLVMQRAAPGRAGQDSALVAAGFFAGFAVGPPLFGLLAQSGRYGPGWLLVAAEFAAAGAVAFLWAVRDRRDRPGRLDRAHRPEGKT; from the coding sequence ATGGCGTTCTCGATGCTGCAGCTGTTCCTGCTCGGTGCGCTGGGCCCGCGGCTGGTCGACGAACTGGGCATCTCTCCCGCGGTGTTGGGACTGACGACCACGATCGGGTTCGGCACCGCCGCCGTCCTGTCACCGGCCGGGGGCCGGATCGTGGACCGGATCGGTCCACGGCGTTCGCTGGTAGCCCTGTTGCTGCTCTCCGCCGCCGCGCTCGCCCTGATCGGCGCCGCGCCCGGCGCCGGTCTGCTGCTGGGCGCCGTCGCCCTGGGCGGAGTACCGCAGGCGCTGGCCAACCCGGCGACCAACAAGGCCGTTCTGCGTTCCGTCCCGCCCGCCCGGCGGGGCGCGGTGACCGGGCTCAAGCAGTCCGGTGTGCAACTGGGCGCCTTCGCGGCCGGACTGCCGCTCGCACTGCTCGCGGGCGGGATCGGCTGGCGCGGCGCGGTGTGGACGGGCGCCGGTGCGGCCCTGCTCTGCGGAATGTGGGCCCTGCGCGTGCTCCCCGCGGACCAGCCGCCGCCCGCCGCGGGTCCCCGTACGACGCTCGTGCCGCGGGGGATGACGGCCTGGCTGGCGGTCTTCTCGCTGTTCCTCGGCGCCGGAATCGCCTCGGTCAACACCTACCTGGCTCTCTTCGGTGCGCAGCGCCTGGGCATGGGCGCGACGACGGCGGGCGCGCTGGTCGCCGTACTGGGCGTGGCGGGGATCGTGGGCCGGGTGGGGTGGTCGAAGGCGGCCCGCCCCGGGCGCGCCGAGTGGCTCCCCGGCTGGCTCGCATGTGGCGCTCTGGGAGCGGCGGTTCTGCTGGCGGCCGCTCTGGCCGCGGGTCCGCTGGTGTGGGTCGGTGCGGTTGCCGTCGGCGTGTTCGCCGTCTCCGGCAACGCCGTCTCGATGGTGCTGGTCATGCAGCGGGCCGCCCCGGGCCGGGCCGGACAGGACTCGGCGCTCGTGGCGGCCGGGTTCTTCGCCGGATTCGCGGTGGGACCGCCGCTGTTCGGCCTGCTCGCGCAGAGCGGACGGTACGGACCGGGCTGGCTGCTGGTGGCGGCGGAGTTCGCGGCGGCGGGAGCCGTCGCCTTCCTCTGGGCGGTACGGGACCGGCGGGACCGACCGGGCCGGCTGGACCGAGCCCACCGACCGGAAGGGAAGACGTGA
- a CDS encoding MFS transporter, which translates to MPPYKGTRSLALPYYVYAVLSNSLFQRGVFVVYLIDQGFSAGQIALLQTLLYLVSALAEIPTGFLADRIGRRTSIVFGQSLIALCLVGEVTLSGYPWFVAIFILYGIGMAFVSGAETALLYDLLRRRGLEIHYVKVKSRYTTLGSLTMALAIAVGGSLQKISWELVYLGAAVALTLSAVVLMARVPELRGKDVADLDEPAESGDDRDGGGDGDTGADADADADGPQLGKMAVLKSVTPRLASLVLVSGLMHATMTPYFIFIQEALTHQGVATSLVSAVMSAAFLIGGFAPLLADRANRRLGVRLLVPLTLAVLIASLGFSGMEWAWLTIVVFLLAVGAPDITAVVVDDVFNQGVPSRYRSSLLSVITFVESLLIACGYFLLGWLIDTFGSGTGFAWYAAVPAAALVLSIPSILNGRWVKAA; encoded by the coding sequence GTGCCTCCCTACAAGGGTACGAGGTCGCTGGCACTTCCTTACTACGTCTATGCCGTCCTGTCCAATTCATTGTTCCAGCGTGGCGTTTTCGTTGTCTATCTGATCGACCAGGGTTTCTCGGCCGGCCAGATTGCGCTGCTGCAGACACTTCTCTATCTGGTCAGTGCACTGGCCGAGATCCCGACCGGGTTCCTCGCCGACCGGATCGGGCGCCGAACGAGCATCGTTTTCGGACAGTCGCTCATCGCGCTGTGTCTGGTCGGCGAGGTCACGCTCTCCGGGTATCCCTGGTTCGTCGCCATCTTCATCCTGTACGGCATCGGGATGGCGTTCGTCTCCGGAGCCGAGACAGCGCTGCTGTACGACCTGCTCCGGCGGCGCGGCCTGGAGATCCACTACGTCAAGGTGAAGTCCCGCTACACGACGCTGGGCTCCCTCACCATGGCGCTGGCCATCGCCGTGGGCGGCAGTCTCCAGAAGATCTCGTGGGAACTGGTGTACCTCGGCGCGGCTGTTGCCCTGACCCTGTCGGCCGTGGTGCTGATGGCCCGGGTGCCCGAGCTCCGGGGGAAGGACGTGGCCGATCTCGACGAGCCGGCCGAGTCCGGTGACGACCGCGACGGTGGTGGAGACGGCGACACCGGCGCCGACGCCGACGCCGACGCCGACGGACCGCAACTGGGCAAGATGGCCGTACTGAAGAGCGTCACTCCCCGGCTGGCCTCCCTGGTCCTGGTCTCGGGACTGATGCACGCGACCATGACGCCCTACTTCATCTTCATCCAGGAAGCCCTCACCCATCAGGGCGTGGCCACCAGCCTCGTGAGCGCCGTGATGTCCGCCGCATTCCTCATCGGCGGATTCGCCCCCCTGTTGGCGGACCGGGCCAATCGGCGGCTCGGCGTACGCCTGCTGGTGCCGCTGACCCTGGCCGTCCTCATCGCGTCCCTCGGCTTCAGCGGCATGGAATGGGCGTGGCTCACCATCGTGGTGTTCCTGCTCGCCGTGGGAGCCCCGGACATCACCGCCGTGGTGGTGGACGACGTCTTCAACCAGGGCGTGCCCTCGCGCTACCGCTCCAGCCTGCTGTCCGTCATCACGTTCGTCGAGTCGCTGCTGATCGCCTGCGGTTACTTCCTGCTGGGGTGGCTCATCGACACCTTCGGCTCCGGAACCGGGTTCGCCTGGTACGCGGCGGTCCCCGCCGCCGCCCTGGTCCTCAGCATTCCGTCGATCCTCAACGGCCGCTGGGTGAAGGCCGCCTGA
- a CDS encoding acyl-CoA dehydrogenase family protein, which produces MRRNTVEDPCRGYELRDQVARFVRMRVVPREAVLDGGGPAAAEVLTALRSEARYAGLWALPLPVELGGGGLPFRAYAELAEAEGASDHGPAALGSAPLLDVTMLARYGGPGVREAYLKPLVAGDIRTCYAMTEPDVPGTDPFRTGTRAERLPDGSWVVTGRKWFTSGAAGADLVTVMARTSGAPGDREGLSLLLVPTASAGFRVVRELPVLGAVGQYEIAFDRVRVPADHLLGEPGDAPAIAGERLQLGRTLRCLRWLGQAQRAFDLMCARAAGHSGSRGPLADQQLIQSHVFDALLALRTTRPLVHEAVALIDSGQDARTEVGLAKVAAARMLQQVTDSAIQVHGAAGLGPDTPLPALFRTGRAARILDGPDELHITSVARRVLRAYGRTPVPPSCPGATHG; this is translated from the coding sequence ATGAGGAGGAACACAGTGGAAGATCCATGCAGGGGATACGAGTTGAGGGATCAGGTCGCCCGGTTCGTCCGCATGCGGGTGGTCCCCCGGGAGGCGGTGCTGGACGGGGGCGGGCCCGCCGCGGCCGAAGTGCTGACCGCGCTGCGGAGCGAGGCCCGGTACGCGGGCCTCTGGGCACTGCCCCTCCCTGTGGAACTGGGCGGCGGCGGGCTGCCCTTCCGTGCCTACGCCGAGCTGGCCGAGGCCGAGGGCGCCAGCGACCACGGTCCGGCCGCGCTGGGGTCCGCCCCGCTGCTCGACGTCACGATGCTGGCGCGGTACGGAGGACCCGGGGTCCGCGAGGCGTACCTGAAGCCGCTCGTCGCCGGGGACATCCGGACGTGTTACGCCATGACCGAGCCGGACGTGCCCGGCACCGACCCGTTCCGGACCGGCACCCGGGCCGAGCGCCTCCCGGACGGCAGCTGGGTCGTCACCGGCCGCAAGTGGTTCACCTCCGGGGCGGCGGGCGCCGATCTGGTGACCGTCATGGCCCGCACCTCCGGGGCCCCCGGCGACCGCGAGGGGCTGTCGCTGCTGCTCGTGCCGACCGCCTCCGCCGGCTTCCGCGTCGTACGCGAACTCCCCGTGCTCGGTGCGGTGGGCCAGTACGAGATCGCGTTCGACCGGGTCCGCGTCCCGGCCGACCACCTCCTCGGTGAGCCGGGCGACGCTCCGGCCATCGCCGGTGAGCGGCTGCAGCTGGGCCGTACCCTGCGCTGCCTGCGCTGGCTCGGCCAGGCCCAGCGCGCCTTCGACCTCATGTGCGCGAGGGCCGCCGGCCACAGCGGCTCCCGCGGGCCGCTCGCCGACCAGCAGCTGATCCAGAGCCACGTGTTCGACGCCCTGCTCGCGCTGCGCACCACCCGCCCGCTCGTCCACGAGGCGGTGGCCCTGATCGACTCCGGGCAGGACGCGCGTACGGAGGTGGGGCTCGCCAAGGTCGCCGCCGCCCGCATGCTCCAGCAGGTCACCGACTCCGCCATCCAGGTCCACGGAGCCGCCGGCCTCGGCCCGGACACCCCGCTGCCCGCGCTCTTCCGCACGGGACGCGCCGCCCGCATCCTCGACGGCCCGGACGAGCTGCACATCACCTCGGTGGCCCGCCGCGTCCTGCGCGCATACGGCCGGACGCCCGTTCCCCCGTCCTGCCCGGGCGCCACGCACGGATGA
- a CDS encoding maleylpyruvate isomerase family mycothiol-dependent enzyme: MTESLEFSALLQLIDERSAAFRSAVAAAPSLGAPVPSCPEWTLFDLVQHLGTGQRWWAAIVAAGPAEAPPAKDAAEVPRELEALLAWYAESNELLLSALREAGPERECWAWWGAGVSPTNAWGVARRRVHEVLVHTYDAQLAAGAVQPMPADVAIDGVAEFLDTCNSTPAAWPHEAATIHYHATEGRSWLLALDGTGAWPAPLTDDAAPASASATGTAEQLLLFVWGRLTLSDLKIEGDQQVFEQLIAWEPEE, translated from the coding sequence GTGACAGAGAGTCTTGAGTTTTCCGCCCTGCTGCAATTGATCGACGAGCGTTCGGCCGCGTTCCGGAGTGCGGTTGCCGCCGCGCCCAGCCTTGGGGCTCCGGTGCCGTCCTGCCCCGAGTGGACGTTGTTCGATCTGGTGCAGCACCTGGGTACGGGCCAGCGCTGGTGGGCCGCGATCGTCGCCGCGGGCCCGGCCGAGGCTCCGCCGGCCAAGGATGCCGCAGAGGTGCCGCGCGAGCTCGAGGCGCTGCTGGCCTGGTACGCCGAGTCGAACGAGCTGCTGCTGAGTGCGCTGCGCGAGGCCGGCCCGGAGCGCGAGTGCTGGGCGTGGTGGGGCGCCGGCGTGTCGCCGACGAATGCCTGGGGCGTTGCCCGGCGCCGGGTGCACGAGGTGCTGGTGCACACCTACGACGCCCAGCTCGCCGCAGGCGCCGTGCAGCCGATGCCGGCGGACGTCGCGATCGATGGCGTGGCCGAGTTTCTCGACACCTGCAACTCCACCCCGGCGGCCTGGCCGCACGAGGCCGCCACCATCCACTACCACGCCACCGAGGGCCGCTCCTGGCTCCTCGCGCTGGACGGCACCGGCGCCTGGCCCGCACCCCTCACGGACGACGCCGCGCCCGCCTCCGCTTCGGCCACGGGCACGGCCGAGCAGCTGCTCCTCTTCGTCTGGGGCCGCCTCACGCTGAGTGACCTGAAGATCGAGGGCGACCAGCAGGTGTTCGAGCAGCTGATCGCCTGGGAGCCCGAGGAGTAG